In one window of Gossypium arboreum isolate Shixiya-1 chromosome 4, ASM2569848v2, whole genome shotgun sequence DNA:
- the LOC108459230 gene encoding uncharacterized protein LOC108459230, producing MGVTVKKNAEGDLVPTRVQNGWRVYIDYKKLNSYTRKDHFPLPFIDQTFERLPGKTHFCCLDGYSSFFQILVALEDQENTTFTCPFGIFAYRRMTFGLCNAPATFQRFMMTLRYLIAKKEEKPRLIKWILLLQEFEIEIRDKKECKNLVANHLSRLKIPFDGVPIKEEFPDESLFSTETHLSWYADLVNLLATGSLPNGLSCSVKDKLRREAGYYIWDDPILWKHCLDQIIRRCVPEIEVNSILNFCHTEACGGHFGPKQTAHKVLV from the exons atgGGCGTGACAGTAAAGAAAAATGCTGAAGGTGACTTGGTACCAACCCGAGTGCAAAATGGGTGGCGTGTCTACATTGATTACAAGAAGTTGAACTCTTACACTAGAAAAGACcatttccctcttccttttatagatcaaaCGTTTGAACGTTTACCTGGaaaaactcacttttgttgtcttgatggatactcaagtTTCTTCCAAATTCTAGTCGCACTAGAGGACCAGGAGAATACCACTTTTACATGCCCATTTGGCATATTTGCGTACAGAAGGATGACATTTGGTCTTTGTAATGCACCAGCCACCTTCCAGAGATtcatgatga CTCTCAGGTACTTGATcgcaaaaaaggaagaaaaaccaAGGCTCATCAAGTGGATTCTACTGCTCCAAGAAtttgaaatcgagattcgggACAAAAAGGAATGCAAAAACTTGGTGGCTAACCACTTGAGTAGGTTAAAAATACCTTTTGATGGCGTCCCTATTAAGGAAGAGTTCCCTGATGAGAGCCTATTTTCAACCGAAACACATCTTTCATGGTATGCGGACTTGGTAAACCTTCTAGCCACAGGCTCATTACCCAATGGGTTATCATGTTCAGTGAAGGACAAGCTTAGACGAGAAGCTGGATATTACATTTGGGATGACCCAATATTGTGGAAACACTGTTTAGACCAGATAATAAGACGATGTGTTCCAGAAATCGAGGTAAATTCTATCCTTAATTTTTGTCATACTGAAGCTTGTGGAGGTCACTTTGGCCCTAAGCAGACTGCTCACAAGgtattggtgtaa